Proteins encoded in a region of the Benincasa hispida cultivar B227 chromosome 2, ASM972705v1, whole genome shotgun sequence genome:
- the LOC120071527 gene encoding sec-independent protein translocase protein TATA, chloroplastic → MRSIISKPIKIPLSNHDLFFPSTTATMVISSATLSFTSSIPRPPPSLSSPFSCSKSAFFANNATANFFTNGDLNHFSLLRTSRFRTTTYTPHKGLTCNALFGLGVPELVVIAGVAALVFGPKKLPEVGKSIGKTVKSFQQAAKEFESELKKEPESIEETAVEKPTSAEEEERQDLKVSNQKETV, encoded by the exons atgagAAGCATCATCTCCAAACCGATAAAGATTCCACTTTCCAATCACGATTTGTTTTTTCCCTCAACGACGGCGACCATGGTGATTTCATCTGCAACTCTATCCTTCACTTCTTCCATTCCAAGACCTCCTCCATCTCTTTCTTCTCCATTTTCCTGCTCTAAATCCGCCTTCTTCGCCAACAATGCCACCGCCAATTTCTTCACCAACGGCGACCTTAACCATTTTTCGCTACTGCGTACGAGCCGGTTCAGAACCACGACCTATACACCTCATAAGGGTCTCACTTGTAACGCTTTGTTTGGACTTGGAGTGCCTGAACTTGTTGTAATCGCCGGTGTTGCAGCTTTGGTTTTTGGCCCTAAGAAGTTGCCCGAAGTTGGGAAGAGTATTGGGAAAACGGTGAAGAGCTTCCAACAG GCGGCTAAGGAGTTCGAGTCTGAGCTGAAGAAAGAACCCGAGTCAATTGAAGAGACTGCAGTAGAAAAGCCTACATCAGCGGAAGAGGAGGAGAGACAAGATTTGAAGGTATCAAACCAAAAAGAGACTGTATGA